The following coding sequences are from one Selenomonas sputigena ATCC 35185 window:
- a CDS encoding B12-binding domain-containing radical SAM protein: MRENDIVFFNIHRRYLDHMPNFDGFLGIYLLAAFVNENGYLGQAYAGSLYRGMEVLNELCTQQKTAMIGLYCDYANVTENQFVSRYIKERYGIPVIVGGPQATSLDEAFFKEALCDAVVYHEGELTVLELMDFLLDGTGRLADIKGIAYWQNDEVKTTTPRPVIENLDALPFVDEDCYLLPQKNRRDLCIMTGRGCPFRCAFCYEGRSSGKVRFRSVENVLEEIDRFLEEVPRGVEPYILFTDDTFTLDEKRVHRLCEGLKERQEKRHFHWFCEGHVHTLKLHPDMIKDIAAAGALRIQLGIESGVPRVLEAYRKHTTPEEIKEVIAACREAGIKQIYGNIILGSAFFSRETYEQDLAFGKELLDWGQGTLELGVVCYWPLPETSITKEPEKYGIQIVDYNFYTSAEDFPQTETEEMSRWEILRLAQHMEKEFAAKRKEMLLEGRVPLEQILSWYPRENTAKAYGLWYQTLQQMPNLYAYGRMLAVREGMTGREAKSYGRTAHPMRVLSLQRYLQFFEGGRCSIEGTILSDLEMQILILSTGRTNCQWIYEHLKAKNMLHCYEEMQAALERLEKAYLIVYSRESVFNRSL; the protein is encoded by the coding sequence ATGCGGGAAAATGATATTGTTTTTTTCAACATCCATCGGCGCTACCTCGACCATATGCCAAATTTTGACGGGTTTTTGGGTATTTATCTCTTGGCCGCTTTTGTCAATGAAAATGGCTACCTAGGCCAGGCTTATGCAGGATCCCTGTATAGGGGCATGGAAGTGCTCAATGAGCTCTGCACGCAGCAAAAGACTGCGATGATTGGGCTGTATTGCGATTATGCGAATGTTACGGAAAATCAATTTGTGAGCCGGTATATCAAAGAGCGATATGGCATTCCTGTAATTGTGGGCGGACCGCAGGCGACGAGCTTGGATGAGGCGTTTTTCAAGGAAGCGCTATGCGATGCCGTGGTCTATCATGAAGGCGAATTGACGGTGCTGGAACTCATGGATTTCCTTCTTGACGGAACCGGGCGGCTGGCGGACATCAAGGGCATTGCCTATTGGCAGAATGATGAAGTGAAGACTACTACGCCTCGGCCTGTTATTGAAAATCTCGATGCTTTGCCTTTTGTTGATGAAGACTGTTATCTATTGCCGCAAAAGAATCGTCGGGATTTATGCATCATGACGGGACGCGGCTGCCCTTTCCGCTGCGCTTTTTGCTATGAAGGACGTTCCTCCGGGAAAGTCCGGTTTCGGTCTGTGGAAAATGTACTGGAAGAGATCGATCGTTTTCTGGAAGAAGTGCCGCGTGGAGTTGAGCCGTACATTTTGTTTACGGATGATACCTTCACTTTGGATGAAAAGCGCGTTCATAGGTTGTGCGAAGGCCTGAAGGAAAGGCAGGAGAAGCGTCACTTTCATTGGTTTTGCGAAGGCCATGTCCATACGTTGAAGCTGCATCCCGATATGATCAAGGATATTGCAGCGGCGGGGGCGTTGCGCATCCAGTTGGGAATTGAAAGCGGCGTTCCTCGGGTGCTGGAGGCCTATCGAAAACATACGACGCCGGAAGAAATTAAGGAAGTCATTGCGGCTTGCCGGGAGGCGGGAATAAAGCAGATTTACGGGAATATCATCTTGGGAAGCGCGTTTTTCTCCAGAGAAACATATGAACAAGACCTTGCTTTTGGCAAAGAATTATTGGACTGGGGACAAGGAACCCTGGAGTTGGGTGTTGTTTGTTACTGGCCGCTGCCCGAAACATCAATAACAAAAGAGCCGGAAAAATATGGCATACAAATTGTCGATTATAATTTTTACACATCGGCGGAAGATTTTCCGCAAACAGAAACAGAGGAGATGTCCCGTTGGGAAATTTTGCGCTTGGCGCAGCACATGGAAAAAGAATTTGCTGCAAAGCGTAAAGAAATGTTGCTAGAGGGGCGAGTGCCGCTGGAGCAGATCCTTTCTTGGTACCCACGGGAAAATACAGCCAAGGCATATGGGCTTTGGTATCAGACCTTGCAGCAGATGCCGAATTTATATGCGTATGGGCGGATGCTGGCTGTTCGTGAGGGAATGACGGGAAGGGAGGCGAAAAGTTATGGCAGAACAGCGCATCCGATGCGTGTGCTTTCTCTGCAGCGCTATCTGCAGTTTTTTGAGGGCGGACGATGCAGTATAGAAGGCACGATATTGTCCGATTTGGAAATGCAGATCCTGATATTGTCTACAGGCAGAACGAACTGCCAGTGGATATATGAACATTTGAAAGCCAAAAATATGCTTCATTGCTATGAGGAAATGCAGGCAGCTTTGGAAAGGCTGGAAAAGGCTTATCTGATTGTCTACAGCAGGGAAAGTGTCTTTAACAGGAGCTTATAG
- a CDS encoding carbon starvation CstA family protein, translating to MVTFLVALLALILGYVIYGRVVDVIFSPTDKPTPALVHDDGVDYIPLPTWKVFMIQLLNIAGLGPIFGALQGALWGPCVYFWIVLGTIFAGGVHDYMSGMISLREDGKSISEVVGNHMGKTMLFIMRIFSVVLLVLVGTVFATGPAMLIDGKLLSLGSVGAIKIWLIIILVYYFLATLLPIDTLIARFYPLFGVCLIVMAFGIMGAMLAGVGGHVMPEMVLANLHPKDMPIWPLMFITVACGAVSGFHATQSPMMARCLKDERLARPVFYGAMVSEGFIALVWAAAGVTFYESTGGLGAVLASAGPGGVVYDICVGFLGPVGAALALLGVVACPITSGDTAFRSARLTIADWLGLDQKSTNKRLALALPILGIGAVLTQMDFSIIWRYFSWTNQTLAMIVLWTGSVYLYRTFRGKIYYIIGMIPATFMSAVTVTYILQAKEGFGLSTDVTYPVGIAAAALFLFLFLRTTVLRHE from the coding sequence ATGGTTACATTTTTGGTGGCATTGCTCGCTTTGATTCTGGGCTACGTCATCTACGGCAGGGTTGTCGATGTGATTTTCTCGCCTACGGACAAGCCGACGCCTGCATTGGTGCACGATGACGGCGTGGATTATATTCCTCTGCCGACGTGGAAGGTCTTCATGATCCAGCTTTTGAATATCGCTGGTCTCGGACCGATTTTCGGCGCTTTGCAGGGGGCGCTTTGGGGACCGTGCGTCTACTTCTGGATCGTTCTCGGCACGATTTTCGCGGGCGGCGTGCACGACTATATGTCGGGCATGATTTCTCTGCGTGAAGACGGCAAGAGCATCTCGGAGGTCGTCGGCAATCACATGGGCAAGACGATGCTCTTCATCATGCGCATCTTCTCGGTCGTGCTTCTCGTCCTCGTCGGCACGGTTTTTGCGACGGGGCCTGCTATGCTCATCGACGGCAAGTTGTTGTCGCTCGGCTCTGTCGGTGCGATCAAGATCTGGCTCATCATCATCTTGGTTTATTACTTCCTTGCTACGCTTTTGCCAATCGACACGTTGATCGCGCGTTTCTATCCGCTTTTCGGCGTCTGTCTCATCGTCATGGCGTTCGGCATCATGGGGGCGATGCTTGCGGGCGTCGGCGGTCATGTCATGCCGGAGATGGTCTTGGCGAATCTGCATCCGAAGGATATGCCGATCTGGCCGCTGATGTTCATCACGGTTGCCTGCGGCGCTGTTTCGGGATTCCACGCTACGCAGTCACCAATGATGGCGCGCTGCCTGAAGGATGAGCGTCTCGCGCGTCCCGTCTTTTACGGCGCGATGGTTTCTGAGGGCTTCATCGCTCTCGTCTGGGCGGCGGCGGGCGTGACCTTCTACGAGAGCACGGGCGGTCTCGGCGCTGTGCTTGCTTCGGCAGGTCCCGGCGGCGTCGTCTACGATATCTGCGTCGGCTTCCTCGGCCCTGTCGGGGCGGCTCTCGCGCTGCTTGGCGTCGTCGCCTGCCCGATCACTTCGGGCGATACGGCGTTCCGTTCGGCGCGCCTGACGATCGCTGACTGGCTCGGCCTTGATCAGAAGTCGACGAACAAGCGTCTCGCGCTTGCCTTGCCGATTCTTGGCATCGGAGCTGTCCTCACACAGATGGACTTCTCGATCATTTGGCGCTATTTCTCATGGACGAACCAGACGCTCGCCATGATCGTCCTGTGGACGGGATCTGTCTACCTCTATCGTACGTTCCGCGGCAAAATCTACTACATCATCGGCATGATCCCTGCGACCTTCATGTCGGCCGTCACGGTGACGTACATCCTGCAGGCGAAGGAAGGTTTCGGCCTTTCGACAGATGTTACATATCCCGTCGGTATTGCCGCCGCTGCGCTCTTCTTGTTCCTCTTCCTGCGCACGACGGTGCTGCGGCATGAGTGA
- the sucC gene encoding ADP-forming succinate--CoA ligase subunit beta, translated as MNIHEYQSKQVLREFGVNVPNGLPAFSVEEAVENAKKLGAAVTVVKAQIHAGGRGKAGGVKIAKSVEEVEGYAKELLGKVLVTHQTGPEGKKVGRLLIEEGSNIKKEYYLSFVVDRATARIVMMGSEEGGVEIEKVAAETPEKIIKEYIDPVIGLAPFQATRMAYAINIPAPAIRKAAALMEKLYNAFIGKDCSQVEINPLVVTAEDDVICLDAKLNFDDSALFRHPDIVELRDETEEDPKEREAAAAGLNYVNLGGDVACMVNGAGLAMATVDIIKHYGGEPANFLDVGGDSEPEKIAKAFNIMLEGGQAKGIFVNIFGGINRCDNIANGIIEAAKIISKDGKSLPVPVVVRLEGTKVEEGREILKNTPISNVFPAPTMEGGAEQIVKLVAEAKA; from the coding sequence ATGAATATTCATGAGTACCAGTCCAAGCAAGTCCTGCGGGAATTCGGCGTCAATGTGCCGAACGGCCTGCCGGCGTTCAGCGTGGAAGAGGCGGTCGAGAACGCGAAGAAGCTCGGCGCCGCTGTCACGGTCGTCAAAGCGCAGATCCACGCGGGTGGCCGCGGCAAGGCGGGCGGCGTCAAGATCGCCAAGTCCGTTGAAGAGGTCGAAGGCTACGCGAAGGAGCTGCTTGGCAAGGTTCTCGTCACGCATCAGACGGGTCCTGAGGGCAAGAAGGTCGGTCGCCTCCTGATTGAAGAAGGCTCGAACATCAAAAAGGAATACTACCTGAGCTTTGTCGTTGATCGTGCCACGGCGAGGATCGTCATGATGGGTTCTGAAGAGGGTGGCGTCGAGATCGAGAAGGTCGCTGCCGAGACTCCGGAAAAGATCATCAAGGAGTATATCGATCCGGTCATCGGACTTGCTCCGTTCCAGGCGACGCGCATGGCGTATGCCATCAACATCCCGGCTCCTGCGATTCGCAAGGCGGCGGCTCTGATGGAGAAGCTTTACAATGCGTTCATTGGCAAGGACTGCTCGCAGGTTGAAATCAATCCGCTCGTCGTCACGGCCGAGGATGATGTGATCTGCCTCGATGCGAAGCTGAACTTTGACGACAGCGCATTGTTCCGCCATCCCGACATCGTCGAACTGCGCGATGAGACGGAAGAGGATCCGAAGGAGCGCGAAGCTGCGGCTGCCGGCCTCAACTACGTCAACCTCGGCGGTGATGTCGCGTGCATGGTCAACGGCGCAGGCCTTGCCATGGCTACGGTCGATATCATCAAGCATTACGGCGGCGAGCCCGCCAACTTCCTCGATGTCGGCGGCGACTCCGAGCCTGAGAAGATCGCGAAGGCGTTCAACATCATGCTCGAAGGCGGCCAGGCGAAGGGCATCTTTGTCAACATCTTCGGCGGTATCAATCGCTGCGACAACATCGCGAACGGCATCATCGAGGCTGCGAAGATCATCTCCAAGGACGGCAAATCCCTCCCGGTTCCTGTCGTTGTCCGCCTTGAGGGCACGAAGGTCGAAGAAGGCCGCGAGATCCTGAAAAATACGCCGATTTCTAACGTCTTCCCTGCACCCACGATGGAGGGCGGCGCCGAGCAGATTGTCAAACTCGTTGCTGAGGCGAAGGCTTAA
- a CDS encoding GTPase has product MDYRLMDFKGEMGALRETVEKHARPYTELPGVSKGLKEIQEIYATKLDATKPEVMVFGIYNAGKSSIINELIGADRAKVEDVPTTDKVDYYEWNGYRLADTPGVGAPIEHQNVTMEHLKKADVVIFVMSTTGSNERRQNYVRMKEIVDAGKKIIIVLNDKNGDLFSEDGDRTIQTIKDKVAENMRQVGIENVEKKYYIVAVNAARAKKGREKSSQAFWDKSNMAELTNVIMQELKKTGPFHILSNAIQDVERALQPMIACLAEQDNDEGVKSANELLEKLRIRRKELREEMAASIDVRADRLGHKLPGMIWSLREKPEEAQDQVQAEVTKTAEMIQQDFENRLHELTGDLLEDAEGLTLKIEKLDFTADDIQVEVLPDMEEGESSFEVASVLNKVKDVLEVLNEIAIPSYGKNSKGGNALANTALSMMVSKGVKQAAGTALGKSLLATALGKSVLVPVMPYVGAITAILPLLASLFGGKDNFAEMQAEAAVQNEREKRRIQAEAQAREELAQKCMYMAADLADNFKIAIDSSLQVVAEEIAKPFKEESKRMKRISGNLQTDLNALREAADSYNALQNKFRSVGTEI; this is encoded by the coding sequence ATGGATTATCGTTTGATGGATTTCAAAGGTGAAATGGGCGCACTCAGAGAAACGGTGGAAAAGCATGCGCGTCCTTATACTGAATTACCGGGAGTTTCGAAGGGTTTGAAGGAGATCCAAGAAATATATGCTACGAAACTGGATGCCACAAAGCCTGAAGTCATGGTATTCGGCATATATAATGCTGGAAAGAGCAGCATCATCAATGAACTGATCGGTGCAGACCGTGCCAAGGTGGAAGATGTACCGACGACAGATAAGGTGGACTATTATGAATGGAATGGCTACCGTTTGGCAGATACACCTGGTGTAGGCGCTCCGATCGAGCACCAGAATGTAACGATGGAGCATCTGAAGAAAGCGGATGTTGTCATTTTTGTCATGAGCACGACCGGTTCCAACGAACGACGTCAGAATTATGTGCGCATGAAGGAGATTGTCGATGCGGGAAAAAAGATTATTATCGTCTTGAACGACAAGAACGGCGATCTTTTCAGTGAAGACGGCGACAGAACGATACAGACAATCAAGGATAAAGTAGCGGAAAATATGCGCCAGGTAGGCATAGAAAATGTGGAGAAGAAATACTATATTGTGGCAGTGAACGCCGCCAGGGCAAAGAAGGGACGTGAGAAGAGCAGTCAAGCTTTTTGGGATAAGAGCAATATGGCGGAATTGACGAATGTCATCATGCAGGAACTAAAGAAAACAGGACCGTTCCATATCTTGAGTAATGCCATACAGGATGTGGAACGCGCTTTGCAGCCCATGATCGCATGCCTGGCCGAGCAAGATAATGACGAGGGCGTAAAAAGTGCCAATGAACTTCTGGAAAAGCTGCGCATACGGCGCAAGGAACTGCGCGAGGAAATGGCGGCTTCTATCGATGTCAGGGCGGATCGCTTGGGGCATAAATTGCCCGGGATGATTTGGTCGCTTCGAGAGAAGCCGGAGGAAGCGCAGGACCAGGTTCAGGCAGAAGTGACTAAAACGGCGGAGATGATTCAACAGGATTTTGAAAATCGGCTTCACGAGTTGACGGGAGACTTGTTGGAAGATGCTGAAGGTTTGACATTGAAAATCGAGAAACTTGATTTCACGGCAGATGACATACAGGTGGAAGTATTGCCTGATATGGAAGAAGGAGAGTCTTCTTTTGAAGTGGCTTCTGTTCTGAATAAAGTGAAGGATGTACTAGAGGTGTTGAATGAAATAGCGATTCCGTCGTACGGGAAAAACAGCAAAGGCGGGAACGCCTTGGCGAATACAGCTCTTAGTATGATGGTTTCAAAAGGAGTGAAGCAGGCTGCAGGAACTGCGTTGGGAAAAAGCCTGTTGGCAACAGCCTTGGGGAAATCGGTTTTGGTGCCTGTGATGCCGTATGTCGGGGCTATAACTGCAATTTTGCCTCTGTTGGCCAGCCTCTTTGGCGGGAAGGATAATTTTGCGGAAATGCAGGCTGAGGCTGCAGTCCAAAATGAACGGGAAAAGCGTCGAATTCAGGCGGAAGCGCAGGCAAGAGAGGAGCTGGCGCAGAAATGCATGTATATGGCAGCGGATTTGGCTGATAATTTCAAGATTGCAATTGATTCGTCCCTGCAAGTGGTGGCGGAAGAGATCGCAAAGCCCTTCAAGGAAGAAAGCAAGCGTATGAAACGAATCAGCGGGAATCTTCAGACCGATTTGAATGCACTGCGTGAGGCAGCGGATAGTTATAATGCCTTGCAGAATAAATTCAGGTCTGTTGGGACTGAGATTTGA
- a CDS encoding KpsF/GutQ family sugar-phosphate isomerase, with protein MKRDVIWEKAVETLSMEAAAVKKLTESVDEEFCRAVECVLDCTARIVVTGMGKSGHVGRKIAATLASTGTPSFFMHPAEAFHGDLGMVTDKDVVLAISNSGEVQEVVKILPVIHRIGATIIAMTGNRSSQLAEYSDYVIDIGHEPEACPLGLAPTTSTTATLAMGDAIAVAVMSVRNFKKQDFALFHPGGALGRRLLLKVQDVMHTGEENPVVSGEKTAKDALFVMTEKGLGAVSVTDAAGRFIGLLTDGIIRRALAKDYAFLDEPVHEIMFTEPLTIHADELATAALSVMEKHEPRPVTVLPVIDEKGAPVGMIHLTDLLKQGVV; from the coding sequence ATGAAACGAGATGTGATATGGGAAAAGGCGGTAGAGACGCTTTCGATGGAAGCGGCGGCGGTGAAGAAACTGACGGAGAGTGTGGATGAGGAGTTCTGCCGTGCGGTTGAGTGCGTGCTGGACTGCACGGCTCGCATCGTCGTCACGGGCATGGGAAAATCCGGGCATGTCGGACGCAAGATTGCCGCGACGCTTGCGAGCACGGGAACGCCTTCGTTCTTCATGCACCCGGCGGAGGCGTTTCACGGCGACCTTGGCATGGTGACGGACAAGGATGTAGTCTTGGCGATTTCCAACAGCGGCGAGGTGCAGGAAGTCGTGAAGATCCTGCCCGTCATCCATCGTATCGGTGCGACCATCATCGCCATGACAGGCAACCGTTCTTCGCAGCTCGCCGAGTACTCCGATTACGTCATCGACATCGGGCATGAACCGGAGGCCTGCCCCTTGGGACTTGCGCCGACGACGAGCACGACGGCGACGCTTGCCATGGGCGACGCCATCGCCGTCGCCGTGATGTCTGTGCGAAATTTCAAGAAGCAGGATTTCGCGCTCTTCCATCCGGGCGGCGCGCTCGGTCGGCGGCTATTGCTCAAGGTGCAGGATGTCATGCACACGGGCGAGGAAAACCCTGTCGTCTCGGGGGAGAAGACGGCGAAAGATGCACTTTTCGTCATGACGGAGAAAGGCTTGGGCGCCGTCTCTGTCACGGATGCAGCGGGCCGGTTCATCGGTCTTCTGACCGACGGCATCATTCGCCGCGCACTCGCGAAGGACTATGCTTTCCTCGATGAACCTGTGCACGAGATCATGTTTACTGAGCCGCTGACGATCCATGCCGATGAACTGGCGACGGCGGCGCTCTCCGTTATGGAGAAGCACGAGCCGCGCCCTGTGACGGTACTGCCCGTCATCGACGAGAAGGGGGCGCCAGTCGGCATGATCCATCTGACCGATCTTTTGAAGCAGGGCGTGGTTTGA
- a CDS encoding radical SAM/SPASM domain-containing protein, with translation MQFIVKTTTACNFQCVYCSEGDRKEEFLAEDVFFKLVDEIPSLLERKEERSVGILWHGGEPLLWGHDRLARAMEYAENKLADYALHFTMQTNGYLLDEAFLELFKRHSVQVGVSLDGYEEMHDRNRPTRDGKPTFSVVWDNIQRIRKVGLGGSVLMVLNTAEPVDIDRLFAFIEENALVCKINPLLPSGRAAGCDDARRIYQNYVSLLKRLYEKIMDAPAEIVIEPLDKMMNGILMGTCMRECSYNGICAAGIMCLYADGIVGLCGRDGEKMHFAYGSLQEQSLLDLYDSPAAQSVRARDAYLRNHGCKECAVWELCHGGCTFEAWLENGTTEAAFPFCRERKDLLEYLQTVGIQLLKKRLVREKMVYRLRLAEKKKILKEALEYAGK, from the coding sequence ATGCAGTTTATTGTCAAGACGACTACGGCTTGCAACTTTCAGTGTGTCTATTGCAGCGAGGGGGATAGAAAAGAAGAATTTCTTGCAGAAGATGTTTTTTTTAAGTTAGTTGACGAAATTCCGTCTTTGCTGGAACGAAAAGAGGAGCGCTCCGTTGGAATCCTCTGGCATGGCGGGGAACCGCTCTTATGGGGGCATGACCGCTTGGCGAGAGCGATGGAATATGCCGAGAATAAATTGGCGGACTATGCGCTGCATTTTACGATGCAGACGAATGGATATTTGCTGGATGAGGCCTTTTTGGAGCTCTTCAAACGACATTCCGTTCAAGTAGGGGTTTCTTTGGATGGCTATGAGGAGATGCATGACCGCAATCGTCCGACCAGGGATGGGAAACCGACCTTTTCCGTCGTGTGGGACAACATACAACGCATTCGAAAGGTGGGTCTGGGCGGCAGTGTCCTGATGGTCTTGAATACAGCGGAACCCGTTGACATTGATCGGCTCTTTGCCTTTATTGAAGAAAATGCTTTGGTATGTAAGATCAATCCCCTGCTGCCCAGCGGGAGAGCAGCGGGATGCGATGATGCCCGCAGGATATATCAAAACTATGTCTCCCTTCTGAAAAGGCTGTACGAAAAAATAATGGATGCTCCGGCAGAGATCGTGATCGAGCCTCTGGATAAAATGATGAACGGGATTCTCATGGGAACCTGCATGAGGGAATGTTCCTATAATGGAATTTGTGCGGCTGGGATAATGTGTCTCTACGCCGATGGGATTGTCGGGCTTTGCGGGCGCGATGGAGAAAAGATGCATTTCGCCTATGGAAGTCTGCAGGAACAATCCTTGTTGGATTTGTACGATTCGCCTGCAGCGCAGAGCGTGCGCGCCCGTGACGCCTATTTGCGAAATCATGGCTGCAAGGAATGTGCTGTCTGGGAACTCTGTCATGGCGGCTGTACATTTGAAGCCTGGTTGGAAAACGGTACGACGGAGGCGGCGTTTCCTTTTTGTCGGGAACGCAAGGATTTGTTGGAATACCTGCAGACCGTCGGAATCCAGTTGCTGAAAAAGCGCTTGGTTCGGGAGAAGATGGTATATCGCCTGCGTTTGGCGGAAAAGAAAAAGATATTGAAGGAAGCATTGGAATATGCGGGAAAATGA
- the sucD gene encoding succinate--CoA ligase subunit alpha — MSVLIDKDTKVIVQGITGKAATFHTKQMLDYGAKIVAGVTPGKAGQKVEGVPVFNTVADAVKATGATASVVYVPPRFAADSIMEAVDADLDLVVCITEHIPVLDMVKVRRYMEGKKTRLVGPNCPGLLTSKQSKLGITPATVSKPGHVGVISRSGTLTYEAAFQLTNAGIGQTTTVGIGGDPVKGTDFIDALQLFKDDPDTYAVLIIGEIGGTAEEDAAKWIQENMKDKPVSAFIAGRQAPPGKRMGHAGAIISGGKGTAADKVAALNAAGIPVADTVAHIGETMVKLLKEKGLFEKCHTC; from the coding sequence ATGTCAGTTTTGATTGATAAAGATACAAAGGTTATCGTGCAGGGCATCACGGGCAAAGCGGCGACGTTCCACACGAAGCAGATGCTCGACTATGGCGCGAAGATTGTCGCAGGCGTAACGCCGGGCAAGGCGGGTCAGAAGGTCGAGGGCGTCCCTGTGTTCAACACGGTTGCGGATGCTGTGAAGGCTACGGGCGCGACGGCTTCGGTCGTCTATGTTCCCCCTCGTTTTGCGGCGGACAGCATCATGGAGGCGGTTGACGCCGATCTCGATCTCGTCGTCTGCATCACGGAGCATATCCCTGTCCTCGACATGGTGAAGGTGCGCCGTTACATGGAAGGCAAGAAGACGCGTCTTGTCGGTCCGAACTGCCCGGGTCTTCTGACGTCCAAGCAGTCGAAGCTCGGCATCACGCCGGCCACGGTCAGCAAGCCCGGTCATGTCGGCGTCATTTCGCGCTCCGGCACCTTGACGTACGAGGCTGCCTTCCAGCTCACGAATGCCGGCATCGGCCAGACGACGACGGTCGGCATCGGCGGCGATCCCGTCAAGGGCACGGACTTCATCGACGCTCTGCAGCTCTTCAAGGACGATCCGGACACCTATGCTGTCCTTATCATCGGTGAAATCGGCGGCACGGCGGAAGAGGATGCTGCGAAGTGGATTCAGGAGAACATGAAGGATAAGCCGGTTTCCGCCTTCATTGCAGGCCGTCAGGCGCCTCCGGGCAAGCGCATGGGTCATGCCGGCGCGATCATCTCGGGCGGCAAGGGCACGGCGGCTGACAAGGTCGCGGCTCTGAACGCTGCGGGCATCCCCGTTGCCGATACGGTCGCTCACATCGGTGAGACGATGGTCAAGCTCCTCAAGGAGAAGGGGCTCTTCGAGAAGTGCCATACCTGCTGA